The following proteins are co-located in the Candidatus Competibacteraceae bacterium genome:
- a CDS encoding 2-isopropylmalate synthase, translating into MNKLIIFDTTLRDGEQSPGASMTKEEKVRIAKMLERMRVDVIEAGFPIASPGDFEAVRAVARVVKDSVVCGLARAADADIDRAGEALKEAAAGRIHTFIATSPIHMKMKLRMEPDQVVERAVEAVRRARRWTDDVEFSAEDAGRSELDFLCRITEAVIDAGARTINIPDTVGYNVPEQFAHTIRSLIERVPNADKAIFSVHCHNDLGLAVANSLAAVLAGARQVECTINGLGERAGNASLEEIVMTVRTRHDVFQLETGIDTTQIVPASRLVANITGFPVQPNKAIVGANAFAHESGIHQDGVLKHRETYEIMRAEDVGWSANRMVMGKHSGRNAFRTRLEELGVSFATEEELNDAFARFKELADKKHEVYDEDLQALVTDAYLTAENERVKLLYLRVCSETGETPSAQVTLSVDGKECNATAEGGGPVDASFKAIESILRTGTDLLLYSVNNITSGTDSQGEVTVRVSKSGRIVNGQGADTDIVIASAKAYVNALNKMLQPAERAHPQLL; encoded by the coding sequence ATGAACAAACTGATTATCTTTGATACCACCCTGCGCGACGGCGAGCAAAGCCCCGGCGCCTCCATGACCAAGGAAGAAAAAGTCCGCATCGCCAAGATGCTGGAGCGGATGCGGGTAGACGTGATCGAAGCCGGTTTTCCGATTGCCAGCCCCGGCGATTTCGAAGCGGTGCGGGCGGTGGCGCGGGTGGTCAAGGACAGTGTGGTCTGTGGTCTGGCCCGCGCCGCCGACGCCGACATCGATCGGGCCGGCGAGGCGTTGAAAGAGGCGGCGGCGGGCCGTATTCACACCTTTATCGCCACCTCGCCGATCCATATGAAGATGAAGCTGCGCATGGAACCGGACCAGGTGGTGGAGCGGGCGGTCGAGGCGGTGCGCCGCGCCCGGCGCTGGACCGACGACGTGGAATTCTCCGCCGAGGACGCCGGCCGTTCGGAGCTGGATTTTCTGTGCCGGATCACCGAGGCGGTGATCGACGCCGGCGCTCGCACCATCAATATTCCCGATACGGTCGGCTACAACGTCCCCGAGCAGTTTGCCCACACCATTCGCAGTTTGATCGAGCGGGTGCCGAACGCCGACAAAGCCATCTTCTCCGTCCACTGTCACAACGATCTGGGTCTGGCGGTGGCCAACTCGCTGGCGGCGGTACTGGCCGGCGCGCGCCAGGTGGAATGCACCATCAACGGCCTGGGCGAGCGGGCCGGCAACGCCTCGCTGGAAGAGATCGTGATGACGGTGCGCACCCGCCACGACGTATTCCAACTGGAAACCGGCATCGACACCACCCAGATCGTACCGGCCTCGCGGCTGGTAGCCAACATCACCGGCTTCCCGGTGCAACCGAACAAGGCCATCGTCGGCGCCAACGCCTTCGCCCACGAATCCGGTATTCATCAGGACGGCGTGCTCAAGCACCGGGAAACCTACGAGATCATGCGCGCGGAAGATGTGGGCTGGAGCGCCAATCGCATGGTCATGGGCAAGCACTCGGGCCGCAATGCCTTCCGCACGCGACTGGAGGAATTGGGCGTCAGTTTCGCCACCGAGGAAGAATTGAATGATGCCTTCGCCCGCTTCAAGGAGCTGGCCGATAAAAAGCATGAGGTGTATGACGAAGACTTGCAGGCACTGGTCACCGATGCTTATCTGACGGCGGAAAATGAGCGGGTCAAGCTGCTTTACCTGCGGGTCTGCTCGGAAACCGGCGAAACTCCGAGCGCCCAAGTCACCCTGTCGGTGGATGGCAAGGAATGCAACGCGACCGCGGAGGGCGGCGGTCCGGTGGATGCCTCGTTCAAGGCGATCGAAAGCATCTTGCGGACAGGCACCGACCTGCTGCTGTACTCGGTCAACAACATCACCAGCGGCACCGATTCCCAGGGCGAGGTAACGGTGCGCGTCTCCAAGAGCGGCCGGATCGTCAACGGTCAGGGCGCGGATACCGACATTGTGATCGCCTCGGCCAAGGCTTATGTGAACGCGCTCAACAAGATGTTGCAACCGGCCGAGCGGGCGCATCCGCAACTGTTGTGA
- the glgX gene encoding glycogen debranching protein GlgX, with translation MSQPLWPGKPYPLGAYWNGKGTNFALFSENATKVELCLFDEQNRETRLELTEVNKFIWHGYAPEIEPGQRYGFRVHGPFAPHEGHRFNPNKLLIDPYAKALDGDVQPGEAIFGYPWDQPEDDLAFSESDSAPLMPKAVVVDPRFDWEGDELLRTPWHETVIYEMHVRGFTRLHPDIPPELRGTYAGLAHPAAIAHLRSIDVTAVELMPVHHYLAHPGHLADTGLRNYWGYDSLSFLSPYSGYSASGSQGQQVREFKEMVKALHRAGIEVILDVVYNHTGEGSQMGPTLTLRGVDNAAYYRLVEDNPRYYMDFTGCGNSLNVRHPQVLKLIMDSLRYWVLEMHVDGFRFDLASALARELYAVDRLAAFFDIIHQDPVLSDVKLIAEPWDIGEGGYHVGGFPLLWSEWNGRYRDTVRDFWRGEPSRLAEFAFRFTGSSDLYQPNGRNPSASINFIIAHDGFTLHDLVSYNEKHNEANNEGSRDGESHNRSWNCGAEGETDDPAVLQLRQRQQRNFLATLFLSQGIPMLLAGDEMGRTQHGNNNAYCQDNELSWLNWDLPEENAALLEFVRELMAFRYDHPVLRRRKWFQGRSIHGSGVHDIIWFNPDGGKMTDEQWHDGLAKAIGIFLNGEEIATPNRRGEQVIDDSFILLFNADDETVEFSLPEELLGWEWRTVMDTAQPRFLQRGRCYGTEAPTVPVAWRALVVLQRQDAASAAD, from the coding sequence ATGTCCCAACCACTTTGGCCTGGCAAACCCTATCCGCTGGGTGCTTATTGGAATGGCAAAGGTACCAATTTCGCGCTGTTTTCGGAGAACGCCACCAAAGTCGAACTGTGCCTGTTCGATGAGCAAAACCGCGAAACCCGGCTGGAGCTTACAGAGGTCAATAAGTTTATTTGGCATGGGTACGCCCCGGAAATCGAACCGGGGCAGCGCTATGGATTTCGGGTACATGGGCCGTTCGCGCCGCACGAGGGGCATCGCTTCAACCCGAACAAGCTGCTGATCGATCCCTACGCCAAGGCGCTTGACGGCGACGTCCAGCCGGGCGAAGCCATTTTCGGCTATCCGTGGGACCAGCCCGAAGATGATCTGGCCTTTTCCGAAAGCGACAGCGCGCCGCTGATGCCGAAGGCCGTGGTGGTCGACCCGCGTTTCGACTGGGAAGGCGACGAGCTGCTGCGCACACCCTGGCACGAGACCGTGATTTACGAGATGCATGTCCGGGGATTCACCCGCCTGCACCCGGACATTCCGCCGGAGTTGCGCGGCACTTACGCCGGTTTGGCGCATCCCGCCGCCATCGCCCATCTGCGCTCGATCGATGTGACAGCAGTCGAACTGATGCCGGTGCATCACTACCTGGCCCATCCAGGGCATCTGGCGGACACCGGGCTGCGCAATTATTGGGGTTACGACTCGCTGAGTTTTCTCTCCCCCTACTCCGGCTACAGCGCCAGCGGCAGCCAGGGCCAACAGGTGCGCGAATTCAAGGAGATGGTCAAGGCGCTGCACCGGGCGGGTATCGAGGTGATTCTGGACGTGGTTTACAACCACACCGGCGAAGGCAGCCAGATGGGGCCGACCCTGACCTTGCGGGGGGTGGATAATGCCGCCTACTACCGCTTGGTCGAAGACAATCCACGCTACTACATGGACTTCACCGGTTGCGGCAATTCGCTCAACGTCCGCCATCCGCAGGTGCTCAAGCTGATCATGGACAGCCTGCGCTACTGGGTGCTGGAAATGCATGTCGACGGTTTCCGTTTTGATCTGGCCTCGGCGCTGGCGCGGGAACTGTATGCGGTTGACCGGCTGGCGGCATTTTTCGACATTATTCATCAGGACCCGGTGCTGTCCGATGTGAAATTGATCGCCGAGCCGTGGGACATTGGCGAAGGTGGCTATCACGTCGGCGGCTTCCCCTTGCTGTGGTCGGAATGGAATGGTCGCTATCGGGATACGGTGCGCGACTTCTGGCGCGGCGAACCGAGCCGGCTGGCCGAATTCGCCTTTCGCTTCACCGGCAGTTCCGATCTCTACCAGCCCAATGGCCGCAACCCCAGCGCCAGCATCAACTTCATCATCGCCCACGACGGTTTCACCCTGCACGATCTGGTCAGCTACAACGAAAAGCACAACGAAGCCAACAACGAGGGCAGCCGCGACGGGGAAAGCCACAACCGTTCCTGGAATTGTGGCGCCGAGGGTGAAACCGACGATCCGGCGGTTCTGCAACTGCGCCAGCGCCAGCAGCGCAATTTCCTGGCGACGCTGTTCCTGTCGCAGGGCATTCCCATGCTGCTGGCCGGCGACGAGATGGGCCGCACCCAGCACGGCAACAATAATGCTTACTGCCAGGACAACGAGTTGTCCTGGCTGAACTGGGATCTGCCGGAGGAAAACGCGGCGCTGTTGGAATTTGTCCGCGAATTAATGGCATTCCGTTACGACCATCCGGTGTTGCGCCGCCGTAAATGGTTCCAGGGGCGCTCGATCCACGGTTCTGGTGTCCATGACATCATCTGGTTCAACCCGGATGGCGGCAAGATGACCGATGAGCAATGGCATGACGGATTGGCCAAGGCCATTGGGATCTTTCTGAACGGCGAGGAAATCGCCACTCCCAATCGGCGCGGCGAGCAGGTCATCGACGACAGTTTCATTTTGTTGTTCAACGCGGATGACGAGACGGTCGAGTTCAGCCTGCCCGAGGAACTGCTGGGTTGGGAATGGCGCACCGTCATGGATACCGCCCAGCCACGCTTTCTACAGCGCGGCCGTTGCTACGGCACTGAAGCACCCACCGTCCCGGTGGCCTGGCGGGCGCTGGTGGTGCTGCAGCGGCAGGATGCCGCGTCGGCCGCGGATTGA
- the treZ gene encoding malto-oligosyltrehalose trehalohydrolase: protein MSQFTLGSHYLGDRQCAFTLWAPLLKQAAVHLVAPEDRRVPMIRDERGYWHATVTGIEPGALYFYRWDGETDRPDPVSHSQPQGVHGPSRVVDHAFAWTDTGWQPPPLTQWVMYELHVGTFTAEGTFDAIIPRLPELRELGVNALELLPVAQCPGDRNWGYDGVYPYAAQDSYGGVEGLKRLVDACHREGLAVIMDVVYNHLGPEGNYLWGLGTYFTNQYRTPWGDAVNYDGPHSPGVREYVVGNTRYWFETCHCDALRLDAVHAIYDFGARHILAELAEAAADCEQRQGRPFYLIAESDLNDPRIVRPLSTGGYGLDAQWSDDFHHALHTVLTGERHGYYEDFGALEQMAQIYRRPFVYAWDYSPHRQRFHGDDPSDCPAWRFVVCSQNHDQVGNRALGDRFSGLLPFPALKLAAAAVLLSPYLPMLFMGEEYGEPHPFLYFISHGDPALIEGVREGRKKEFAAFHAKGEAPDPQSEATFQSSKLQWELGKTGRNGQLRAFYRELLRLRRELPALARLDNASLTATVVAPTVLELRRWCDDNRIVVWMNFAADPATVAVAPGAGAWRRLLDAAEPAWGGDGSKLPAQLADGTTPNPLTLPPYAVVIYAAGVSA, encoded by the coding sequence ATGAGTCAATTTACCCTGGGGTCGCATTACCTCGGTGATCGCCAATGTGCGTTCACCCTGTGGGCGCCCTTGTTGAAGCAGGCGGCGGTCCACTTGGTCGCGCCCGAGGACCGGCGGGTTCCCATGATCCGCGACGAACGCGGTTACTGGCACGCCACCGTCACCGGCATCGAACCCGGTGCGCTTTACTTCTATCGGTGGGATGGGGAAACCGACCGTCCCGATCCCGTTTCCCACAGCCAGCCGCAAGGCGTGCATGGCCCATCGCGGGTGGTGGACCACGCCTTCGCCTGGACGGACACGGGCTGGCAACCGCCGCCGCTGACACAGTGGGTGATGTACGAGCTGCACGTCGGGACGTTTACCGCCGAAGGCACCTTCGACGCCATCATCCCGCGCCTGCCGGAGTTGCGGGAGCTGGGCGTGAACGCTTTGGAACTACTGCCGGTCGCGCAATGCCCCGGCGACCGCAACTGGGGCTACGATGGCGTTTACCCCTACGCGGCGCAGGATTCCTACGGTGGAGTCGAGGGTCTCAAGCGGCTGGTCGATGCCTGCCACCGTGAGGGTTTGGCGGTCATCATGGATGTGGTCTACAACCATCTGGGTCCCGAAGGCAATTACCTGTGGGGACTGGGAACCTATTTCACCAACCAGTACCGCACCCCCTGGGGCGATGCCGTCAACTACGATGGTCCCCACAGTCCCGGTGTCCGCGAATACGTGGTCGGTAACACCCGCTACTGGTTCGAGACCTGCCACTGCGATGCGCTGCGGCTGGATGCGGTTCACGCCATCTACGATTTCGGCGCGCGCCACATCCTGGCGGAACTGGCCGAAGCCGCCGCGGATTGCGAACAACGCCAGGGCCGACCGTTCTATCTCATCGCCGAAAGCGATCTCAACGATCCGCGCATCGTGCGCCCGTTGAGCACGGGCGGTTACGGGCTGGACGCGCAATGGAGCGACGATTTTCACCACGCCTTACATACGGTGCTGACCGGCGAGCGGCATGGTTATTACGAGGATTTCGGCGCCCTGGAGCAGATGGCGCAGATCTATCGCCGGCCGTTCGTCTATGCCTGGGACTACTCCCCACACCGCCAGCGTTTCCACGGTGACGATCCCAGTGACTGCCCGGCCTGGCGCTTCGTGGTGTGCAGTCAGAATCATGATCAGGTGGGCAATCGGGCGCTGGGTGACCGATTTTCGGGCCTGCTGCCGTTTCCGGCCCTGAAGCTGGCGGCGGCGGCGGTGCTGCTGTCGCCTTACCTTCCGATGCTGTTCATGGGCGAGGAATATGGCGAGCCTCACCCATTCCTCTATTTCATCAGCCACGGCGACCCGGCGTTGATCGAAGGGGTTCGTGAGGGCCGAAAAAAGGAATTTGCCGCCTTCCACGCTAAAGGCGAAGCGCCCGATCCGCAGTCCGAAGCGACGTTCCAGAGCTCGAAACTGCAATGGGAACTCGGAAAAACGGGCCGAAATGGACAATTGCGCGCCTTCTATCGCGAATTGCTGCGGCTGCGGCGGGAACTGCCAGCGCTGGCCCGGTTGGACAATGCCAGCCTGACCGCGACCGTGGTTGCTCCGACCGTGCTGGAATTGCGGCGCTGGTGCGATGACAACCGTATCGTCGTCTGGATGAATTTCGCCGCCGATCCGGCGACCGTGGCCGTGGCGCCGGGCGCGGGTGCGTGGCGCCGGTTGCTGGATGCGGCCGAGCCGGCCTGGGGTGGTGACGGTTCCAAGCTGCCGGCGCAACTGGCCGATGGAACGACTCCGAACCCGCTCACCCTTCCGCCTTACGCCGTGGTGATCTACGCCGCCGGCGTTTCCGCCTGA
- the treY gene encoding malto-oligosyltrehalose synthase yields the protein MRIPVATYRLQFTPDFGFDAATVIAPYLAELGVSDIYASPILTPRHGSQHGYDVVDAHAISPELGGMERFELLSQVLKEQGIGWVQDIVPNHMAFDSQNRILVDVLENGPDSLYHEFFDINWNHLYEGIRGRVLAPFLGKFYGDCLESGELQLRYSEQGLAVHYYDFRFPIRIESYYRLLTYDLGRLRALLDRAHPHFVKFLGVLYLLKYIPAGEEGHERYDQISFIKQMLWELWNGSPEVREFIEENIRIFNGEAGNPGSFDLLDSLLDEQFFRLSYWKVGNEELNYRRFFTINDLISLRIEDNKVFDFTHELILKLVAEGKISGLRIDHIDGLYDPVQYLHRLREQVPYVYLVVEKILEHGEELPVNWPCQGTSGYDFLGMINSLFCQPAAEAEFTRIYHSFIANTTSCQMLIDDNKRMIVDKHLAGDIDNLAHMLKHISERYRYASDFTLYGLQVALIEILVLFPVYRTYIDRTGSSRADQEYIRQVIAQARLNIPNFRNELNFIERFLRLEFDEHMAAEDKDQWLHFIMRLQQFTGPLMAKGVEDTVFYVYNRLLSLNEVGAGPLQFGIDLEEFHAFNQQRVASWPHAMNASATHDTKRGEDVRARLNVLSEMPEEWERQLREWHEINQSRKVQIGTRTAPENDDEYLLYQTLLGAYPFDLADYPGFIERVKDYLIKATREAKVHTNWLEPDGPYEEALLTFAERVMQPGKDNLFLQSFLPFQRRIQHYGILNSLSQTLLKLTTPGLPDFYQGTELWDLSLVDPDNRRPVDFERRGALLKALQNYGGGNIPRLITELLAMPEDGRIKLFLIYRALQARRTESELFQHGAYQKLTVIGSLKSHVVAFARDLGERRALVVVPRFPSSLVNDGEYPLGEAVWHETRVLPPTGSRLRWHNVLTGQTVQGEEALWLREVFEHFPVALLVNESVQN from the coding sequence ATGCGTATTCCCGTCGCGACCTATCGCCTGCAATTTACCCCGGATTTCGGCTTCGACGCCGCAACCGTCATCGCCCCCTATCTGGCCGAACTGGGGGTATCCGATATCTACGCCTCGCCGATCCTCACGCCGCGTCACGGCAGCCAGCACGGTTACGACGTGGTGGACGCGCACGCCATCAGCCCCGAATTGGGCGGCATGGAGCGGTTCGAGCTGCTGAGTCAGGTGCTGAAGGAACAGGGCATTGGCTGGGTGCAGGACATCGTACCCAACCACATGGCCTTCGATAGCCAGAACCGGATACTGGTGGATGTGCTGGAGAACGGTCCGGACTCGCTCTATCACGAGTTCTTTGACATCAACTGGAATCATCTCTACGAAGGGATTCGTGGTCGGGTGCTGGCGCCGTTTCTCGGCAAGTTCTACGGCGATTGCCTGGAAAGCGGGGAATTGCAATTGCGCTACAGCGAGCAGGGACTGGCGGTTCACTACTATGATTTCCGCTTCCCGATCCGCATCGAATCCTATTATCGCTTGCTGACCTACGATCTGGGGCGGTTGCGCGCCCTCCTCGATCGTGCTCATCCGCACTTCGTCAAATTCCTGGGGGTGCTCTATCTGCTCAAGTACATCCCCGCCGGCGAGGAAGGGCACGAGCGCTACGACCAGATTTCCTTCATCAAGCAGATGTTGTGGGAACTGTGGAACGGCAGCCCCGAAGTGCGTGAGTTCATCGAGGAGAATATCCGTATCTTCAACGGCGAGGCGGGTAACCCTGGGAGTTTCGATCTGCTGGACAGTCTGCTCGACGAGCAATTCTTCCGGCTGTCCTACTGGAAGGTGGGCAACGAGGAACTGAATTATCGGCGGTTTTTCACCATCAACGACCTGATTTCGCTACGGATCGAGGATAATAAAGTCTTTGATTTCACTCATGAGTTGATCCTGAAGCTGGTGGCCGAGGGGAAGATCAGCGGCTTGCGGATCGACCATATCGATGGTCTCTACGACCCGGTGCAGTATCTGCATCGCCTGCGCGAACAGGTGCCTTATGTCTACCTGGTCGTGGAAAAGATTCTGGAGCACGGCGAGGAGTTGCCGGTGAACTGGCCGTGCCAGGGCACCAGTGGCTACGACTTTCTCGGCATGATCAATAGCCTGTTCTGCCAACCAGCCGCTGAGGCGGAGTTCACCCGGATTTATCATTCGTTCATCGCTAACACCACGTCCTGCCAGATGCTGATCGACGACAACAAGCGCATGATCGTGGACAAGCATCTGGCCGGCGATATCGATAATCTGGCGCACATGCTCAAGCACATCTCCGAGCGTTACCGTTACGCCAGCGATTTCACCCTGTATGGACTCCAAGTAGCGCTGATTGAGATTCTGGTGCTGTTTCCGGTCTATCGCACCTACATCGATCGAACCGGCTCCAGCCGGGCGGATCAGGAATACATCCGGCAGGTCATCGCCCAAGCTCGGCTTAACATTCCCAACTTCCGTAATGAATTGAATTTCATCGAACGGTTCCTGCGTCTGGAATTCGATGAGCACATGGCGGCCGAGGACAAGGACCAGTGGCTGCATTTCATCATGCGCTTGCAGCAGTTCACCGGGCCGCTGATGGCCAAGGGCGTCGAGGATACGGTGTTCTATGTGTATAACCGGCTCCTATCGCTCAATGAAGTCGGCGCGGGGCCGTTGCAGTTCGGCATCGATCTTGAGGAGTTTCACGCCTTCAACCAGCAGCGGGTCGCTTCCTGGCCCCATGCGATGAATGCCAGCGCCACCCATGACACCAAGCGGGGCGAAGATGTCCGTGCCCGATTGAACGTGTTGTCGGAGATGCCGGAGGAGTGGGAACGGCAGTTGCGGGAATGGCACGAGATCAACCAGTCGCGCAAGGTGCAAATCGGCACCCGGACGGCCCCCGAGAACGATGACGAATACCTGCTCTATCAGACCTTGCTGGGCGCCTATCCTTTCGATCTGGCGGACTATCCGGGCTTCATCGAGCGGGTCAAGGACTATTTGATCAAAGCCACCCGTGAAGCCAAGGTTCACACCAACTGGTTGGAGCCCGATGGTCCATACGAGGAAGCCTTGCTGACTTTCGCCGAGCGAGTGATGCAACCGGGCAAGGACAATCTTTTTCTGCAATCGTTCCTGCCGTTCCAGCGGCGGATTCAACACTATGGCATTCTCAACTCGCTCAGCCAGACCCTGCTCAAGCTGACCACGCCCGGCCTGCCTGATTTCTACCAAGGCACCGAATTATGGGATTTGAGCCTGGTCGATCCAGACAACCGGCGGCCAGTCGATTTCGAGCGGCGTGGTGCTCTGCTCAAGGCGTTGCAGAACTACGGTGGGGGAAACATTCCACGCTTGATCACGGAACTGCTGGCCATGCCGGAGGATGGCCGGATCAAGCTGTTTCTGATCTATCGAGCCCTGCAGGCGCGGCGCACCGAATCGGAATTGTTCCAGCACGGCGCTTACCAGAAATTGACGGTGATCGGCAGTCTCAAGTCGCATGTGGTGGCATTCGCCCGGGATCTGGGCGAGCGGCGGGCGCTGGTGGTGGTGCCGCGCTTCCCGAGTAGCCTGGTCAATGATGGCGAGTATCCGCTGGGCGAGGCGGTCTGGCATGAAACCCGGGTATTGCCACCGACCGGCTCGCGCCTGCGCTGGCACAATGTCCTGACCGGACAGACCGTGCAGGGCGAGGAGGCATTGTGGCTGCGGGAAGTGTTCGAGCATTTCCCGGTGGCGCTGCTGGTCAACGAGTCGGTACAGAACTGA
- the pssA gene encoding CDP-diacylglycerol--serine O-phosphatidyltransferase, whose product MTSEETPETRRSRGVYLLPNLFTTAALFCGFYSIIAALRGHFEPAAIAVFIAMVLDGLDGRVARLTHTESEFGAQYDSMADLVSFGLAPALIMYTWALGTMAGMGPFLSKLGWLAAFFYTVMAALRLARFNVQIGSTDKRYFTGLPSPSAAAIVTGLVWFCTDLGLTGAQMLWPALVVTIGAGALMFSNILYFSFKQVDLRGPVPFMAVLIVVLVFVLTSIDPPKVLFFGFLLYGLSGPMLFLARLRQRARRRAQGPEPPEPK is encoded by the coding sequence ATGACCAGCGAAGAAACTCCCGAAACCCGCCGCTCCCGCGGCGTTTATCTGCTACCCAACCTGTTCACCACCGCCGCGCTGTTCTGCGGCTTCTACTCCATCATCGCTGCCTTGCGAGGCCACTTCGAACCCGCCGCCATCGCGGTTTTCATCGCCATGGTGCTGGATGGGCTGGATGGCCGGGTCGCCCGGCTGACCCACACCGAAAGCGAGTTCGGCGCTCAGTACGACAGCATGGCCGATCTGGTCTCCTTCGGGCTGGCGCCGGCCCTGATCATGTACACATGGGCTTTGGGCACCATGGCGGGCATGGGGCCATTTCTGTCCAAGCTCGGCTGGCTGGCGGCATTTTTCTACACGGTGATGGCGGCGCTGCGGCTGGCCCGCTTCAATGTGCAGATCGGCAGCACCGACAAGCGCTACTTCACCGGCCTGCCCAGCCCTTCGGCGGCGGCCATCGTGACCGGGCTGGTCTGGTTCTGCACCGATCTCGGCCTGACCGGCGCGCAGATGCTATGGCCCGCGCTGGTCGTCACCATCGGCGCCGGCGCGCTGATGTTTAGCAATATCCTGTATTTCAGCTTCAAACAGGTTGATTTACGCGGACCGGTGCCCTTCATGGCGGTCTTGATCGTGGTGCTGGTCTTCGTGCTCACCTCCATCGACCCGCCCAAGGTCCTGTTCTTCGGTTTCCTGCTGTACGGACTATCGGGGCCGATGCTGTTCCTGGCGCGGTTGCGGCAGCGCGCCCGCCGCCGCGCCCAAGGCCCGGAACCCCCCGAACCCAAGTAG
- a CDS encoding OST-HTH/LOTUS domain-containing protein gives MVKQVPEFDSRNYGYKKLVDLVSAITLFEIDRRSQGTVYIRNKRGKLQP, from the coding sequence ATCGTCAAGCAGGTTCCTGAGTTCGATTCTCGAAACTATGGCTACAAAAAGCTGGTTGACTTGGTATCGGCCATTACTTTGTTCGAGATCGACAGGCGATCTCAGGGCACCGTTTATATCCGGAACAAGCGCGGCAAACTCCAACCCTAA
- a CDS encoding NYN domain-containing protein yields the protein MNIDLPIQRRLAVLIDADNAQPAIIEGLVREIVKYGIPSVKRIYGDWTTPNLAGWKSVLLDHSIQPIQQFRYTVGKNATDSAMIIDAMDLLYTRRFDGFCLVSSDSDFTRLASRIREEGLLVYGFGEEKTPKAFVSACDKFIFTKVLLTEENPDTAIREQETKKLKGDTKLVNLFRNALEAASDTVYR from the coding sequence ATGAACATTGACCTTCCAATCCAGCGTCGGCTTGCGGTTCTGATCGACGCGGACAATGCCCAGCCAGCGATCATTGAAGGGCTCGTCCGGGAAATCGTCAAATATGGGATCCCTAGCGTCAAGCGCATTTACGGCGACTGGACCACGCCGAACCTGGCGGGATGGAAGTCGGTTCTGTTAGATCACTCCATCCAGCCCATCCAGCAATTCCGCTACACGGTCGGCAAAAACGCGACCGATAGCGCCATGATCATCGACGCGATGGATTTGCTCTACACCCGTCGATTCGATGGCTTCTGCCTGGTTTCCAGCGATAGCGACTTTACGCGCTTGGCATCGCGTATCCGGGAAGAAGGTCTGCTGGTGTACGGCTTCGGTGAGGAAAAAACACCAAAAGCTTTTGTATCCGCCTGCGATAAATTCATTTTTACCAAAGTCCTTCTTACCGAGGAAAATCCAGATACCGCCATCCGCGAGCAAGAAACCAAAAAGCTTAAGGGAGATACCAAACTCGTGAACCTCTTTCGAAATGCCCTGGAAGCGGCTTCTGATACCGTTTACCGATAG
- the ilvC gene encoding ketol-acid reductoisomerase has translation MNIYYDKDADLSLIKGKTVAIIGYGSQGHAHALNLRDSGVEVIVGLRPGSASAVKAETAGLTVKPVEDAAAAADVVMILAPDEHQGQIYRQIEAKLKQGAALAFAHGFNIHFGQIVPRADLDVIMIAPKGPGHLVRSTYTQGGGVPSLIAVAQDASGQAKELALSYASANGGGRAGVIETSFREECETDLFGEQVVLCGGLTSLIQAGFETLVEAGYAPEMAYFECLHEVKLIVDLIYEGGIANMRYSISNTAEYGDFSRGPRIVTEQTKAEMRKILNEIQTGQFAREFILENQAGAPVLKANRRISREHPVEQVGDKLRGMMPWIKANRLVDTSKN, from the coding sequence ATGAATATCTATTACGACAAAGACGCCGACCTGTCGCTGATCAAGGGTAAAACCGTCGCCATCATCGGCTACGGCTCCCAGGGCCACGCCCACGCGCTCAATCTGCGCGATTCCGGCGTCGAGGTGATCGTCGGCCTGCGGCCGGGCTCCGCTTCGGCGGTCAAGGCCGAAACCGCCGGCCTGACGGTCAAGCCGGTCGAGGACGCGGCGGCGGCGGCGGACGTGGTAATGATCCTCGCGCCCGACGAGCATCAGGGTCAGATTTATCGACAAATCGAAGCGAAACTCAAGCAAGGCGCGGCGCTGGCTTTTGCCCACGGCTTCAACATTCACTTCGGCCAGATCGTGCCGCGCGCCGATCTGGACGTGATCATGATCGCGCCGAAGGGTCCGGGCCATCTGGTCCGCTCCACCTACACCCAGGGTGGTGGCGTACCTTCCCTGATCGCCGTGGCGCAGGATGCCTCCGGCCAAGCCAAGGAACTCGCGCTGTCCTACGCTTCCGCCAATGGTGGAGGCCGGGCCGGCGTGATCGAGACCAGCTTCCGCGAGGAGTGCGAGACCGACCTGTTCGGCGAACAGGTGGTGCTGTGCGGCGGCCTGACCTCGCTGATCCAGGCGGGTTTCGAGACGCTGGTGGAGGCCGGCTACGCGCCGGAGATGGCCTATTTCGAGTGCCTGCACGAGGTAAAGCTGATCGTGGATCTGATCTACGAGGGCGGTATCGCCAACATGCGCTACTCGATCTCCAACACCGCCGAGTACGGCGACTTCAGCCGTGGGCCGCGCATCGTCACCGAACAGACCAAAGCCGAGATGCGCAAAATTCTGAACGAGATCCAGACTGGCCAGTTCGCCCGCGAGTTCATCCTGGAAAATCAGGCTGGCGCGCCGGTCCTTAAGGCCAACCGCCGCATCAGCCGCGAGCACCCGGTCGAGCAGGTCGGCGACAAGTTGCGCGGCATGATGCCGTGGATCAAGGCCAACCGGCTGGTGGACACCAGTAAGAATTGA